One Fibrobacter sp. UWH4 genomic region harbors:
- a CDS encoding ABC transporter ATP-binding protein, giving the protein MIKIEHLHKTYRSGFLMKPKLALKDVSFSVEPGQVYGFIGPNGAGKSTTIKVLTGLLNFDSGKVLVNGISPRNVKSRQFIGYSPEQPYFYDYLTGRELLQFYGKLVGLSGAELDKRIDWSLDLLHANKDWIDRRLRSYSKGMMQRVGIAQAILGKPKLLILDEPMSGLDPMGRRDVREAIMELNRTGVTIFYSSHLLSDVESISHKVAMIVDGKIVREGTVDEITESCGVEYHVRTREAIPQAELPEGVSPAGHPQECVCADDAARDRLLRYCLDKGVAVERMDHKRPSLEDILTEEIARADA; this is encoded by the coding sequence ATGATAAAGATTGAACATTTGCATAAGACGTACCGCAGCGGTTTCTTGATGAAGCCGAAGCTTGCGCTCAAGGATGTGAGTTTTTCCGTAGAACCGGGACAGGTGTATGGCTTTATCGGGCCGAACGGTGCGGGCAAGTCTACGACCATCAAGGTGCTGACGGGCCTTTTGAATTTTGATTCAGGCAAGGTGCTGGTGAACGGGATTTCTCCGCGCAATGTGAAGAGCCGCCAGTTTATCGGTTATTCGCCGGAACAGCCGTACTTCTACGATTATTTGACAGGCCGCGAACTGTTGCAGTTTTACGGCAAGCTTGTGGGGCTTTCTGGTGCCGAACTGGACAAGCGTATCGACTGGTCGTTGGACTTGCTGCATGCGAACAAGGACTGGATTGACCGTCGCCTGCGTTCGTACTCCAAGGGTATGATGCAGCGTGTGGGTATTGCCCAGGCGATTCTCGGCAAGCCGAAGCTGTTGATTCTCGACGAACCCATGAGTGGTCTTGACCCGATGGGCCGTCGCGACGTGCGTGAAGCCATTATGGAACTCAACCGCACGGGGGTCACGATTTTCTATTCGAGCCACTTGCTGAGCGACGTGGAATCGATCAGCCACAAGGTGGCGATGATCGTGGACGGCAAGATTGTGCGCGAAGGAACCGTCGACGAGATTACGGAATCTTGCGGCGTGGAATACCACGTGCGTACCCGCGAGGCGATTCCGCAGGCTGAACTGCCCGAAGGTGTTAGTCCCGCTGGCCATCCGCAGGAATGCGTTTGCGCTGATGACGCTGCACGTGACCGCCTGTTGCGTTACTGTTTGGACAAGGGTGTTGCCGTGGAACGTATGGACCACAAGCGCCCGAGTCTCGAAGATATTTTGACGGAGGAAATTGCCCGTGCAGACGCTTAA
- a CDS encoding ABC transporter permease, producing MQTLKHIGIIALNTFRESIRDKILYNIGFLAIALTLFSIVLGEWSVFDRAYVIKSTTLSVMSLSGLLISIFVGISLVQKEIQRRTVLTLLSKPISRASFIVGKYFGLLAVVAVHLMLLTVIYYVMLFLTGSAPTLSLLTAIYLIFCEMAVVIAVALLFSSFSSTVLSALFTLGVYFAGHLSDQLLEQVRFATRMGELNGTSSMLFQKAAEVIHAIFPGLYRYNVTTYVVHGVALPDMYVFWNSVYALGYIGVFLAIASWWFSRRDFL from the coding sequence GTGCAGACGCTTAAGCATATCGGCATTATTGCCCTCAATACGTTCCGCGAATCCATTCGCGACAAGATTCTCTATAACATCGGCTTTTTGGCGATTGCGCTCACCTTGTTCAGCATCGTACTTGGCGAATGGTCGGTGTTTGACCGTGCCTACGTGATCAAGTCCACGACGCTTTCGGTGATGAGCCTTTCGGGCCTGTTGATTTCGATTTTCGTGGGCATTAGCCTGGTGCAAAAAGAAATCCAGCGCCGTACGGTGCTTACGCTGCTCTCGAAGCCCATTAGTCGCGCCTCGTTCATTGTGGGCAAGTACTTTGGCTTGCTTGCGGTAGTGGCGGTTCACCTGATGCTTTTGACGGTCATCTACTACGTGATGCTGTTCCTTACGGGTTCTGCCCCGACGCTTAGCCTGCTTACGGCCATCTACTTGATTTTCTGCGAGATGGCGGTGGTGATTGCGGTGGCGCTCTTGTTCAGCAGCTTCAGCAGCACGGTGCTAAGTGCGCTGTTTACGCTGGGGGTGTACTTTGCGGGCCACCTGAGCGACCAGCTGTTGGAACAGGTGCGCTTCGCGACCCGTATGGGCGAACTGAACGGAACATCGAGCATGCTGTTCCAGAAGGCAGCCGAAGTCATTCACGCGATTTTCCCGGGGCTTTACCGCTACAACGTGACGACTTACGTGGTGCACGGCGTGGCGCTCCCCGACATGTATGTGTTCTGGAACAGTGTTTACGCACTTGGTTATATCGGCGTGTTCCTTGCGATTGCAAGCTGGTGGTTTAGCCGGAGGGACTTCCTATGA
- a CDS encoding type IV pilus twitching motility protein PilT, giving the protein MRNQYMAKVLVHNKVVTEAQVKAHWGEITDKKDIGQVLVDAGILPPPMYIKVLAFVKNLEAKNAAEGGAAPANTTGATATSAPAANAAAATPKPSAARFEAPPASSAPVAPAPQPAQSEGLQIEGNSSLYGEVSTSNVEVEAVAGLESTSISTVQVQAETEEETSEEESEKLPSRFAILTGEGTPVEAPEKIRPMTSISQMIAFARKFGATDIYLYADRPVVMRQSGALFVASDDALDLSRINERLDEASKGFSDGYKIVVGKNFSKTIGLAGVGRARMTVTWNGTNPSIAIRVIPQESTTLENLYLPTFCNQFAELNSGLVLVAGPAASGRSTTISTFAETIAANRDVYIQTVEKPIERLLQNPRGAIAQREVGLHVRSGIEGIELAMQSGADVILFDHLETMDELSMLLQASNAGALVFATAIGNNVHALLSRLISSVSAENRTAFANSLAEQLKGIIVQHLIPIVQNQGQILAVEATKMTSTMANMLRRGEIAQLAAAISSQGSQGISLDDSLQKCVESGYIDGAEAWMRASDSRRFASYRPAN; this is encoded by the coding sequence ATGAGAAACCAGTACATGGCAAAAGTCCTTGTGCACAACAAGGTTGTTACTGAAGCTCAGGTTAAAGCCCATTGGGGTGAAATTACCGACAAGAAAGATATTGGTCAGGTGCTCGTGGATGCGGGAATTCTCCCGCCTCCGATGTACATCAAGGTTCTGGCCTTTGTCAAAAATTTAGAGGCGAAGAATGCTGCCGAAGGTGGTGCCGCTCCGGCGAATACGACGGGCGCGACGGCTACATCGGCTCCTGCCGCTAATGCTGCCGCAGCGACACCGAAACCCTCTGCCGCGCGCTTTGAGGCTCCGCCGGCATCGTCGGCTCCAGTGGCTCCAGCTCCGCAGCCCGCACAGTCTGAAGGTCTGCAGATCGAAGGCAACAGCAGCTTGTACGGTGAAGTCTCGACATCGAACGTAGAAGTCGAAGCGGTGGCCGGCCTGGAATCGACGAGCATCAGCACGGTGCAGGTGCAGGCCGAAACGGAAGAGGAAACTTCCGAAGAAGAATCCGAAAAATTGCCGAGTCGCTTTGCCATCTTGACTGGCGAAGGAACTCCGGTCGAGGCGCCCGAAAAGATTCGCCCGATGACGAGCATTTCGCAGATGATTGCGTTTGCCCGTAAGTTCGGAGCGACGGATATTTACCTTTATGCGGATCGCCCCGTGGTGATGCGTCAGTCGGGAGCGCTCTTTGTGGCTTCAGACGACGCTCTCGATTTGTCGCGTATCAATGAACGGCTGGATGAAGCGTCCAAGGGATTTTCGGACGGCTACAAGATTGTGGTCGGCAAGAATTTCAGCAAGACGATTGGCCTTGCGGGCGTGGGCCGCGCACGTATGACGGTCACCTGGAACGGTACCAATCCGAGTATTGCCATCCGCGTGATTCCGCAGGAATCGACGACGCTTGAAAACCTTTACTTGCCCACGTTCTGCAACCAGTTTGCCGAACTCAATAGCGGCTTGGTGCTGGTGGCGGGCCCTGCGGCGAGCGGACGCTCTACGACTATTTCCACTTTTGCCGAAACGATTGCGGCGAACCGCGATGTGTACATCCAGACGGTCGAGAAACCGATTGAACGCTTGTTGCAGAATCCGCGCGGGGCGATTGCCCAGCGTGAAGTGGGACTTCATGTGCGTTCCGGTATCGAAGGAATCGAACTTGCCATGCAGAGCGGTGCCGATGTAATCCTGTTTGACCATCTGGAAACGATGGATGAACTGTCGATGCTATTGCAGGCCTCTAATGCGGGCGCCCTTGTGTTTGCGACGGCGATTGGCAACAATGTGCATGCGTTGCTTTCTCGCCTGATTTCGTCGGTCTCGGCAGAAAACCGTACCGCCTTTGCGAATTCCCTTGCGGAACAGCTGAAGGGAATTATTGTGCAGCACCTGATTCCGATTGTGCAGAACCAGGGGCAGATCCTTGCGGTCGAGGCAACCAAGATGACATCGACCATGGCGAACATGTTGCGCCGCGGAGAAATCGCGCAGCTGGCGGCGGCTATCAGCAGCCAGGGCAGTCAGGGAATTTCGCTTGACGATTCCTTGCAGAAATGCGTTGAATCTGGTTATATCGACGGAGCCGAGGCTTGGATGCGTGCAAGCGACAGCCGTCGCTTTGCCTCTTACCGTCCGGCGAACTGA
- a CDS encoding ATPase, T2SS/T4P/T4SS family, producing the protein MATEIESLLEYTLNVGASELVVTEGASSAVRLAGKVCAIPDAPAVEPGALRNFLGSMEGESGTLMGGPWCGSRFRVRYNRTALGNSATFRPVLDECPDFSALGAPPSLANVLGFRSGLVVFAGPACSGKTTTATAYVSALCQSGILRVSLLDKDAEMPVKRGESLILENTTGTVPEKMEQALRSGIDLIWLGNFEGLSLIPVLRAAEAGALVVLTVTAGNAVGALDALLSSETLENRDVTRNMLASVLKAVVVQRLLPGTQGAVPAWEILYGSQNVASKIRSGEHYTLPSIIAASASEGMMLMDDCLAELVNSGFVAQEDVARYASNPARMG; encoded by the coding sequence ATGGCGACAGAAATTGAATCTTTGTTGGAATACACGCTGAACGTAGGTGCGTCCGAATTGGTGGTGACCGAGGGCGCGTCCTCGGCGGTGCGCCTTGCGGGAAAGGTTTGCGCCATTCCCGATGCGCCTGCTGTTGAACCCGGTGCGCTTCGTAACTTTTTAGGCTCGATGGAAGGGGAGTCGGGAACGTTGATGGGTGGCCCCTGGTGCGGTTCCCGTTTCCGCGTGCGTTACAACCGTACGGCTTTGGGCAATTCGGCAACGTTTAGGCCCGTACTGGATGAATGTCCTGATTTTTCGGCGCTCGGTGCGCCTCCTTCGCTGGCCAATGTCTTGGGTTTCCGTTCGGGACTGGTCGTATTTGCGGGCCCTGCCTGTAGCGGCAAGACGACTACGGCGACCGCTTATGTGTCGGCGCTTTGCCAGTCGGGAATTCTTCGCGTGAGCTTGCTGGACAAGGATGCCGAAATGCCTGTCAAGCGCGGCGAAAGCTTGATCCTCGAAAATACGACGGGAACGGTCCCCGAGAAAATGGAGCAGGCGCTCCGCAGCGGAATCGACTTGATTTGGCTCGGTAACTTTGAGGGGCTTTCCTTGATACCGGTGCTGCGCGCTGCGGAGGCGGGAGCACTTGTAGTGCTCACGGTGACCGCGGGCAACGCGGTCGGCGCCCTGGATGCGTTGCTTTCCTCTGAAACGCTTGAAAACCGCGATGTGACCCGCAACATGCTGGCTTCTGTCCTGAAGGCTGTCGTGGTGCAGCGCTTGCTGCCGGGCACACAGGGGGCAGTTCCCGCGTGGGAAATCCTTTACGGCTCGCAGAACGTCGCCTCAAAAATCCGCAGTGGCGAGCATTATACGCTTCCGTCGATTATCGCAGCCTCGGCATCCGAAGGAATGATGCTCATGGACGATTGCCTTGCCGAACTGGTGAATTCTGGATTTGTCGCACAAGAGGATGTGGCGCGGTATGCGTCGAACCCGGCTCGCATGGGGTAA
- a CDS encoding patatin-like phospholipase family protein produces MRRTRLAWGKLKALAWGLSLCSFAFAEGDSLSVSSATDAPVAETSVVGKPAAGNDIPSLDSLVAQVDSVNRIAPSSADSATPVAQPLPEKSSAPLKTVLYLGGGERSPWFQLGVLYAIEEYGIPVDSVVATSWGAWIGSLWSRGVPLDDIQKMMLDPAIAPFVGHDLSSAENRLGYSQNDPLEMPVSVTGIPSVRQRFTLSVDSAHFLERRKKMLTPDSMQAVRALAKLRFQESLYRQRSKYRIPFSVQSCDAGNPVIVGDLTHQVIESLPLWNNPSGELCPYYAMPAEDNASELSVIVVSDPLRAPLTGAPSVQLVKRHAGDVLASQPGVVIRAHTILDTSRTAWIQAGFTSFEKQLANFRVLNGRRNDYSRDRVAAKPWFRFEPTFDSLSSEVQNAVRDYWDRNDTGMVAPANFAHSLLQNPAYDSLDFDMQPGGNLSLEAAVHPTFDVAAGGFGSNAIGPNAYFEGSVHYVDHIEIELILAGFWGGNSYGMRPRLGISKLWNRHWNVLFGYDYLKLVPLKSFNNKQDRSLRIESEKRSDLTMSIEYVLDKWQFVSLDFLFGSRQFELHPLYYGGKPIKTYPVSPMLHYRYLEGPDDDWFAENGYVLNVWGGFESIGFDDGIIDVVPIYWKILADARYTISPRPFVTFNVAAAGAIERYHDEGHGYVSPKSFEKAPLDVAYRQHAAATPWSTEWYNTELSSHEYAMLRLNGGLHGSYLGAWIFGAYYHDFEQSPYAKLAADKFVFEPAVRFAYRSLVVYVGMNRIVDKETLGDLTHVKQYDYFIRIGNYSF; encoded by the coding sequence ATGCGTCGAACCCGGCTCGCATGGGGTAAGCTGAAGGCGCTTGCATGGGGACTTTCCCTTTGCTCGTTTGCCTTTGCCGAAGGGGATTCCCTTTCGGTTTCTTCTGCTACAGATGCTCCTGTTGCAGAAACTTCCGTTGTTGGGAAGCCTGCCGCCGGAAATGACATCCCGTCGCTGGATTCGCTGGTGGCGCAGGTCGATTCGGTAAACCGTATTGCCCCTTCGTCTGCGGATTCGGCAACGCCTGTGGCGCAACCGCTGCCGGAAAAGTCTTCTGCCCCTTTGAAGACTGTCCTTTACTTGGGTGGCGGCGAACGCTCCCCCTGGTTCCAGCTGGGCGTACTCTATGCCATTGAGGAATACGGCATCCCCGTTGATTCTGTCGTGGCAACTTCATGGGGAGCGTGGATTGGCTCTCTGTGGTCTCGCGGCGTTCCGCTGGACGACATCCAGAAAATGATGCTTGATCCGGCGATTGCGCCGTTTGTAGGACACGATCTTTCCTCTGCGGAAAATCGTTTGGGATATTCTCAGAACGATCCCCTGGAAATGCCCGTTTCCGTAACGGGAATTCCTTCTGTCCGCCAGCGATTTACGTTGTCTGTAGATTCCGCGCATTTCCTGGAACGTCGGAAAAAAATGCTTACTCCAGATTCGATGCAGGCCGTGCGCGCCTTGGCAAAGCTCCGTTTTCAGGAAAGTCTTTATCGCCAGCGTTCCAAGTACCGCATCCCGTTCTCGGTACAGTCGTGCGATGCGGGCAATCCGGTCATTGTCGGCGACTTGACGCATCAGGTCATAGAATCGCTCCCGCTGTGGAACAATCCGTCTGGAGAACTCTGCCCCTATTATGCGATGCCCGCCGAGGATAACGCTTCGGAACTTTCTGTAATAGTGGTGTCCGATCCGCTGCGTGCCCCGCTGACGGGGGCTCCTTCGGTGCAGCTGGTCAAGCGGCATGCGGGAGATGTGCTTGCTAGTCAGCCGGGAGTCGTCATTCGGGCGCATACGATTTTGGATACGTCGAGGACGGCCTGGATTCAGGCGGGCTTTACTTCGTTCGAAAAACAGCTTGCGAATTTTAGAGTCTTGAATGGTCGTCGTAACGATTATTCAAGGGACCGCGTTGCGGCGAAGCCCTGGTTTCGTTTCGAGCCGACTTTTGACAGTCTTTCTTCCGAGGTCCAGAATGCCGTCAGGGATTATTGGGATAGGAACGATACGGGAATGGTCGCTCCGGCGAATTTCGCGCATTCGCTTCTGCAGAACCCTGCTTACGATTCCCTTGATTTTGACATGCAGCCGGGAGGCAACCTTTCGCTAGAAGCGGCGGTACATCCGACATTTGATGTTGCTGCTGGTGGTTTTGGCTCGAATGCGATCGGGCCCAACGCCTATTTCGAAGGCTCCGTGCATTATGTCGACCATATCGAAATCGAATTGATCTTGGCGGGCTTCTGGGGCGGTAATTCCTATGGAATGCGCCCGCGCTTAGGTATCTCGAAGTTGTGGAACCGTCACTGGAACGTGCTGTTCGGTTATGATTACTTGAAACTGGTTCCGCTCAAGTCCTTCAACAACAAGCAGGATCGTTCACTCCGTATTGAATCCGAAAAGCGTAGCGATCTGACGATGAGTATTGAATATGTTCTGGACAAGTGGCAGTTCGTGTCGCTGGATTTCTTGTTCGGCTCCAGACAGTTTGAACTGCATCCGCTGTACTACGGTGGCAAGCCGATAAAGACGTATCCCGTGTCGCCGATGTTGCACTACCGCTATTTGGAAGGCCCCGACGACGACTGGTTTGCCGAAAACGGGTATGTGCTGAATGTCTGGGGTGGCTTTGAATCTATCGGTTTTGACGACGGCATAATTGACGTGGTTCCCATTTACTGGAAGATTCTGGCCGATGCCCGCTATACGATTTCTCCAAGACCGTTTGTGACGTTTAATGTGGCCGCGGCAGGGGCAATCGAACGCTATCATGACGAAGGCCACGGATATGTCTCTCCGAAGTCTTTTGAAAAGGCTCCTTTGGATGTCGCATACCGGCAGCATGCGGCGGCGACGCCCTGGTCAACCGAGTGGTACAATACGGAACTTTCTTCGCACGAATATGCGATGCTGCGCCTCAACGGAGGCTTGCACGGGAGTTATTTGGGGGCATGGATTTTCGGGGCGTACTATCACGATTTCGAACAGAGTCCGTACGCGAAGCTAGCGGCAGACAAGTTTGTCTTTGAACCGGCGGTACGATTCGCCTATAGGTCGCTGGTGGTTTATGTGGGAATGAACCGCATTGTCGACAAGGAAACCCTTGGCGACTTGACTCATGTCAAGCAGTACGATTACTTTATCCGAATCGGCAACTATAGCTTCTAG
- the tsaD gene encoding tRNA (adenosine(37)-N6)-threonylcarbamoyltransferase complex transferase subunit TsaD gives MIWLGIESSCDETACAVLQDDPVKVLSNPLYSQIDEHALYGGVVPEIAARAHLQKISPIAEAAVKEAGIELKDIDAIAYTTGPGLMGPLLVGASFAKGLARDLQIPAYGMNHLEGHLAAAWLTHPEIEPPFLTLTVSGGHTELVLEEPGFKYTSIGRTRDDAAGEAFDKCGKLLGLKYPAGATISRLGKDGNRKFVDFPRALHVHDNCEFSFSGLKTAVLRYTETHDPEFIQKNLGDICASLEDAIVDSLVTKTIAALKKTKMKTLVVGGGVSANAWLRTRLQDYCDKHGIMFCIPERSLSTDNGAMIAAAAIRRKLQGKLVSVNEVKPWMPLAL, from the coding sequence ATGATCTGGCTCGGAATTGAATCCAGCTGCGACGAAACCGCTTGCGCCGTTCTGCAAGACGATCCCGTAAAAGTTCTTTCTAACCCGCTCTACAGCCAAATCGACGAGCACGCCCTATACGGAGGCGTCGTTCCCGAAATTGCAGCAAGAGCGCACCTACAAAAAATTTCCCCGATTGCAGAAGCCGCCGTCAAGGAAGCGGGAATCGAACTCAAGGACATCGACGCCATCGCCTACACCACGGGACCCGGCCTTATGGGGCCGCTGCTCGTGGGAGCAAGCTTTGCAAAGGGTCTTGCCCGCGACCTGCAGATTCCGGCTTATGGTATGAACCACCTGGAAGGTCACCTTGCCGCCGCGTGGCTCACGCACCCCGAAATCGAGCCGCCGTTTCTAACGCTCACCGTTTCGGGCGGACACACGGAACTGGTTCTCGAAGAACCCGGTTTCAAGTACACCAGCATCGGACGCACCCGCGATGACGCCGCCGGCGAAGCTTTCGACAAGTGCGGCAAGCTGCTCGGGCTCAAGTACCCCGCCGGAGCCACCATCAGTCGCCTCGGAAAAGACGGCAACCGCAAGTTCGTCGACTTTCCGCGGGCACTCCATGTTCACGACAACTGCGAGTTTTCTTTCAGCGGTTTGAAGACGGCCGTTCTCCGCTACACGGAGACTCACGACCCGGAATTTATCCAGAAGAACCTCGGCGACATCTGCGCCTCCCTTGAAGATGCCATTGTCGACAGTCTCGTAACCAAGACGATTGCCGCCCTCAAGAAGACCAAGATGAAGACGCTTGTGGTCGGTGGCGGCGTGAGTGCGAATGCCTGGTTACGCACGCGCCTGCAGGACTATTGCGACAAGCACGGCATTATGTTCTGCATCCCGGAACGCAGCCTGAGTACCGACAACGGTGCGATGATTGCGGCCGCAGCCATCCGTCGCAAATTGCAGGGCAAGCTCGTTTCCGTCAACGAAGTCAAGCCCTGGATGCCGCTTGCGCTCTAG
- a CDS encoding YbbR-like domain-containing protein, with amino-acid sequence MGNIVIKITALIFGIALWFLVISQKDFQLSVEVPLNFVKLPETMAIASKPPHTLHITVEGKSWDLIRLQQIIRDPKQNSIAMVIDLQQADLGATRIHLDGKNFIAAGFPDIRFVEPENQLLFVDIDIDTRITRNVPIKSVATFNAAQGYLIADEPRISPEELLVSGARNALTRIIDIPTDSAFFDTLRASQEFTVPLDFGTLPAFVNPNDSLVKISIDIQKMASKTYKDIPVNLIGFFDKETYSLKPNKLSVEITGGDQALDSISAGNIELVMEFNRFAIEDADSLSPTVKLSLPAHINREMAIKAIQLKPEKVTLVKKEATPVDSTGSTDEVAP; translated from the coding sequence CTATCGGTGGAAGTCCCCTTGAACTTCGTGAAGCTCCCCGAAACGATGGCCATCGCCTCCAAGCCACCCCACACGCTCCACATCACCGTCGAGGGAAAGTCGTGGGACCTGATCCGCTTGCAACAGATCATCCGCGACCCCAAGCAGAATTCTATCGCCATGGTCATCGACTTGCAGCAGGCGGACCTCGGTGCAACCCGTATCCACCTGGACGGAAAGAACTTTATCGCCGCAGGGTTCCCCGACATCCGTTTTGTCGAACCCGAAAACCAGCTCCTGTTCGTGGACATCGACATAGACACCCGCATTACGCGTAACGTTCCCATCAAGTCTGTCGCCACGTTCAACGCCGCGCAAGGTTACCTGATCGCCGACGAGCCCAGAATCTCTCCCGAAGAACTTCTTGTATCCGGTGCAAGAAACGCCCTCACGCGAATCATCGACATTCCCACGGACTCCGCCTTTTTCGACACCCTCCGCGCAAGCCAAGAATTCACCGTACCGCTCGACTTCGGGACGCTTCCCGCCTTTGTCAATCCGAACGATTCGCTCGTGAAAATATCCATCGATATCCAGAAGATGGCAAGCAAGACCTACAAGGACATTCCCGTCAACCTGATCGGATTTTTCGACAAGGAGACCTATTCGCTCAAGCCCAACAAGCTGTCTGTTGAAATCACGGGCGGCGACCAGGCTCTAGATTCCATTTCGGCCGGCAACATTGAACTCGTCATGGAATTCAACCGTTTCGCCATCGAGGACGCCGACAGTCTTTCTCCTACGGTAAAGCTATCTCTTCCGGCGCACATTAACCGTGAAATGGCCATCAAGGCAATCCAGCTCAAGCCCGAAAAGGTGACCCTGGTCAAGAAAGAAGCCACTCCCGTAGATTCTACAGGTTCCACCGACGAGGTTGCACCATGA